One Defluviitoga tunisiensis genomic window carries:
- a CDS encoding transglutaminase-like domain-containing protein translates to MNNLDFLIADLPEDVNNLICFGEFQKAVRLIDIYLDRNISNTLKQRLNFEKYRIDVLKNEYIYTFEEALELAQEKIEGFTRQDLEDLKDQRYADWIFIEGREMFSKRFLDNIIKVHPTIKERLRIKEIEDEEERDFLDNAIKEIIEKGEKSYFIHLKTGIKMKSEHARINETVRVHLPIPQKAQQIANINILNTSHTAKFISPETYPQRTIFFEEQLKENENFTVEYSYENHVKYVNPDFNKVLKRQPKFHTNEWLPQIKFSPFLVDLAREIVKEEVNPLLKARKIYDYITQNVQYSYVRPYVSIVNIPEYAAYNLKGDCGVQALLFITLCRIVGIPAKWQSGLYVTPYGVGPHDWAQFYIEPYGWLFADLSFGGSAYRAKNERRWNFYFGNLDPFRMVANSEFHYDLLPQKKFLRSDPYDNQVGEVEYLDKGFSRNEFDVIMDIIDVHEI, encoded by the coding sequence TTGAACAATTTAGATTTTTTGATAGCCGATTTACCTGAAGATGTAAATAATTTAATTTGTTTTGGAGAATTTCAAAAAGCAGTTAGATTGATTGATATTTATTTAGATAGAAATATTTCAAATACGTTGAAGCAACGCCTAAACTTTGAAAAGTACAGAATAGATGTTCTTAAAAATGAATACATATATACTTTCGAAGAAGCTTTGGAGCTAGCTCAAGAAAAAATTGAAGGTTTTACAAGGCAAGATTTAGAAGATTTGAAAGATCAACGCTATGCAGATTGGATATTCATTGAAGGAAGAGAGATGTTCAGCAAGCGATTTTTAGATAATATCATAAAAGTGCATCCAACAATTAAAGAACGTCTGAGAATTAAAGAAATAGAAGATGAAGAGGAAAGGGACTTCTTAGACAACGCTATAAAAGAAATTATTGAAAAAGGCGAAAAAAGCTATTTCATCCATCTCAAAACTGGTATTAAGATGAAAAGTGAGCATGCCAGAATTAATGAAACTGTGAGGGTTCACTTGCCTATTCCACAAAAAGCTCAACAGATAGCTAATATTAACATACTTAACACCTCTCATACTGCAAAATTTATCTCTCCAGAAACATACCCCCAAAGAACTATATTCTTTGAAGAACAATTGAAAGAAAACGAAAATTTTACAGTCGAATATTCATACGAAAATCATGTAAAATATGTAAATCCTGATTTTAATAAAGTGCTTAAAAGGCAGCCCAAATTTCACACAAATGAATGGTTACCTCAAATCAAGTTTTCTCCATTTTTAGTAGATTTGGCAAGAGAGATAGTTAAAGAAGAAGTAAATCCTTTGCTTAAGGCTAGAAAGATTTATGATTATATAACTCAAAATGTTCAGTACTCTTATGTCAGACCTTATGTGTCAATTGTTAATATTCCAGAATATGCTGCATACAATTTGAAAGGAGATTGCGGTGTTCAAGCCCTTCTGTTTATAACCTTATGTAGAATTGTAGGAATTCCAGCAAAATGGCAATCGGGTTTGTATGTAACTCCATATGGTGTTGGCCCTCATGATTGGGCACAGTTTTATATAGAACCATATGGATGGTTATTTGCAGATCTTTCATTTGGTGGCAGTGCTTACAGGGCTAAAAATGAAAGAAGATGGAATTTCTATTTTGGTAACCTAGACCCCTTTAGAATGGTTGCTAATTCGGAATTTCACTATGACCTTTTGCCACAAAAGAAATTCTTAAGATCTGATCCATACGATAATCAAGTAGGTGAGGTAGAATATCTTGACAAAGGTTTTTCAAGAAATGAATTCGATGTTATAATGGATATAATAGATGTGCATGAAATTTAG
- a CDS encoding sensor domain-containing protein, with protein MRDQRLSTEEIGEILDMYESSSEMHTGAVIRIDLSNHKILYSSNFKRVTGFGKDEIPRNLDELIKLLREEDFHRFQHNLNNYDYGSEWILRVSLKEKREGFDNFELVGKKKRMDDRDIIYILIRNTKQKYGRITPETFFPKDVFDNSQQAIVITDKNNKVVTINKAFSDMMGYSLEEVVGKDPHFWSSNMHDKTFYQRMWYDLKTKGFWNGRIINKKKNGEIIFTYSNIFEIKGYNNELIGYIAINSDITTNIKREEELTRVHKYDFQTWLPNKEFLLEKMRDVISKTTVNSDAEYVLIVIKINKMHELPIVYDFEKTNIIIKEITERVTKIAANDFFVSRIADDEFALFGSLNSLENIEEISNTLIKTLAEPLQIFGEKAFIKARIGISTYPHNSNDPEQLINQARTALNVSSKNDINFYSPDLSNLIKYENLIEEEIYQALQNNKLVLFFQPQIETRNFELIGAEALVRLQKSDGTILSPMDFLEVAKKKGLMTEIDRFVLESTTKIAKELNSSKNRLKVFFNVSKSFFEDEDFLNFIEIVLDKYGIDPSCLGVELTEEIFIDDFYSAQKKINALKKMGLQIALDDFGTGFSSLSYLNKLRIDKIKIDKSFVDDLLKSESSKRLVSSIISMSHILGLEVIAEGVETEEQLSFLQSKGCYEIQGYYFSKPLPLPEFVESFC; from the coding sequence ATGAGAGATCAGAGACTAAGCACAGAAGAAATAGGCGAGATATTAGACATGTATGAATCTTCATCAGAGATGCACACGGGGGCCGTTATAAGAATAGATTTGTCAAATCATAAGATTTTGTACTCATCAAATTTTAAGAGAGTGACCGGCTTTGGAAAAGATGAAATCCCTAGAAATCTAGATGAATTAATAAAATTATTGCGAGAAGAAGATTTTCACAGGTTTCAGCACAATTTAAATAATTATGATTATGGTAGTGAATGGATTTTAAGAGTATCGTTAAAGGAAAAACGTGAAGGCTTTGATAATTTTGAATTAGTTGGAAAGAAAAAACGAATGGATGATAGGGATATCATATATATATTGATTAGAAATACTAAACAGAAGTACGGAAGGATAACTCCTGAAACTTTCTTTCCAAAAGATGTGTTTGATAATTCCCAGCAGGCTATTGTAATAACTGATAAAAACAATAAAGTAGTAACGATTAATAAGGCTTTTAGTGATATGATGGGTTATTCTCTTGAAGAAGTAGTTGGAAAAGATCCCCATTTTTGGTCTTCTAATATGCATGATAAAACTTTTTATCAGAGAATGTGGTATGACCTTAAGACGAAGGGATTTTGGAATGGTAGGATAATCAATAAGAAAAAGAATGGAGAAATCATTTTTACATATTCGAATATCTTTGAAATTAAGGGGTACAACAACGAGCTAATAGGCTATATTGCAATCAATTCTGATATAACTACTAATATTAAAAGAGAAGAAGAGCTTACCAGGGTACATAAGTATGACTTTCAAACATGGTTGCCAAATAAAGAATTTCTATTAGAGAAAATGAGAGATGTTATTTCAAAAACTACAGTGAATAGTGATGCAGAATATGTCCTAATAGTGATAAAGATTAATAAAATGCACGAGTTACCTATAGTTTATGATTTTGAGAAAACAAACATTATTATAAAAGAAATAACAGAAAGAGTTACGAAAATTGCAGCGAACGATTTTTTTGTTTCAAGAATTGCTGATGACGAATTTGCTTTATTTGGAAGTCTTAACTCTTTAGAGAATATAGAAGAAATTTCAAATACATTAATTAAAACATTAGCAGAGCCTTTGCAAATATTTGGAGAAAAAGCATTTATTAAAGCAAGAATTGGTATCAGTACTTATCCTCATAATTCAAATGATCCTGAGCAGTTGATAAATCAAGCTAGAACGGCGTTAAACGTTTCTTCAAAAAACGATATCAACTTTTATTCACCAGATTTATCTAATTTGATAAAATATGAAAATCTTATTGAAGAAGAGATATATCAGGCCCTACAGAACAATAAGCTTGTATTATTTTTTCAGCCACAGATAGAAACACGTAATTTTGAGTTAATAGGTGCAGAGGCTTTAGTTAGGTTACAAAAGAGCGACGGCACTATTTTATCTCCTATGGACTTTTTAGAGGTTGCAAAGAAAAAAGGGTTGATGACTGAGATAGATAGATTTGTTTTAGAAAGTACTACTAAAATAGCTAAAGAACTGAATTCTTCAAAGAATAGATTAAAGGTATTTTTTAATGTTTCTAAATCTTTTTTTGAAGATGAAGATTTTTTGAATTTTATTGAGATTGTTTTGGATAAGTATGGTATAGATCCTTCGTGTTTAGGGGTTGAACTGACTGAGGAGATTTTCATTGATGACTTTTATTCTGCACAGAAAAAGATTAATGCCTTAAAAAAAATGGGGCTGCAAATAGCTTTAGATGATTTTGGTACAGGTTTTTCTTCATTGTCATATCTTAACAAGTTAAGGATTGACAAAATAAAGATCGATAAATCTTTTGTTGATGACCTTTTAAAAAGTGAGTCTTCAAAAAGGCTCGTCTCTAGTATAATTTCTATGTCTCATATTTTAGGGCTTGAAGTTATTGCAGAAGGGGTAGAAACAGAAGAACAGTTGTCCTTTCTTCAATCAAAAGGATGTTATGAAATACAGGGTTATTATTTTAGTAAACCTCTTCCTTTACCTGAATTTGTAGAATCATTTTGTTAA